From the genome of Trypanosoma brucei brucei TREU927 chromosome 11 chr11_scaffold01 genomic scaffold, whole genome shotgun sequence:
TGTGTGGCGCCCCCCACTGCACGATGTTCTCATGCACCCGTACGCAAAGTATGGCGGACCGTTGTTCAGCTACAATTGGACCATAGGATACTTTTGAGGTGGAATGCGGGGGGGGCCACCGGTTTGCATTTAATGAGCGTAGGTTATGCTTCTTCTTCGTTGATTCGATAGATTTTTCGTTATCTGGCGAGTGCGACGCCCGTGGgcggtttcttcttttctttattttttcgtcTTTCGCCGCGGTCGTCGCAGCATCGTGAGGGGAAGGCCGCAGAGGTTTGTGGAGGGTAGTGCAGggccccctccttttttttcgagtGTTACGCAATAAGCACACATAACCGCTGGGGGATGTAACGTTTTCACATAGGTGACCATATTCCTTTGAAGCGGGGGCTCTGTAGCAGGGGGCCGTGTTTTATGTCGTTCGTTTTGTGGGAGTATTGAACGAACGAACTGGAGAAGCGCATGGGTACACTACTGTATTCGGTTGTGCTGCGCCGCTTCTGGGAATTATCACTTACCTTCCTCGTTATGGTGAGAAGTGTAAGAAGTACATTTTGTGTCGCGATGCTGTTCCCACCACTCTCCTTGAGGCGCATTCCCTTTCCTTACCTTTGTTGTGTGAACAGCGTATCCACGCGTACTTGTGCGTGTTTTAGGCGCGTGTTATTGCACGTATTTCATTTTTCAAAGGATTTTCACAACGCTGCTTTGCCGTGGGCAAAGGTGTCTGTTAAATCAACCACAAAACTAGTGGGTGAGGTGGTGGCGCGGGAACTGCCGCTTTTTCACTTACTTTGATTCGTATCGTCGATGGATGAGGACATGTGTGTTGCCGCTGCGGCCTTCCGTGGCACAGAAGAGTACGCAGCCGTTTTTGACCTTGAAGTATGGAAGGCTCAACAGCAAGCGCGCTTACGTAGCGAAATTAATGAGGAAAAGGCGCGACTCCAAAAGGCAGTCGCGGAAGAAgtgcgaaaaaaagaagcacaacgCATAAGCGAGTTGGATGCCCTACAACAGGAGCTTCAGCAGTTGGCTCGTCGCCTACAGGTGCGTGAGGAAGCGCTTCATAGGCGAATTTCGCAGTTTGAAGTTCGCGAGGCTGCATTTGAGGACCGCCGTGTGAAAGTTGCAGAACAGCACGAGCAGCACCTTCTTTCGTTAGAAACTCGAACTAGGCGGCAACGCGAGGAAGCGGCTACGCAGGTCGATGTGCTCAAGGCTCAGCTAGCGGAGCGCGACCGATCAGTTGCTCTACTGGAAGAACGACTTTCTGCAGCAGAAAGTGAGTACGACAAGCTGCAGCGATATGTGTCCAGGGTATCGACTAGTGATGAGGACACAACACGCACCGACGCTCTTGAGGAGCAGCTGTGCGCTGCCAACTCAGCGATGGCCAAACTTCAACTGCGGTTGAAGGAGCGTGATTCAGAGCTAGCGTTGGCATCCAGAGAACGTGATCAACTGAAGCGTACGTGTGAAGTGTACAAGGACCAACTGTATCAGCTTACCAAGCGTTACAACCACTTACAAGAACAGTGCTGTCGTCGGGAACGGATGAGATTGGATGAAGAACGAAGGCGTATTGATGATTCGAAGCGACGGTATGGGATTGTAGAGCCGCGGATGGGTATGGAGACACGAAGTCCGCGCTGCTACGATTTGCTTGGTACTTTAGTTGCCGGTGGAACATCAACGAGGCGGCCAGGTGATGCACTTGCGCATGATGATTGTACGTTATTACTGCATGAATTAAAGAGCGACGTGGAGAAAGGAATGCAGAAATTTGGGCGTAGGGGAAAAGGTGTCACGCAAACAAAGAGGCGGCAGGACTTGGTGTTCGCGGAGGTCGTGGTCCGTCAAGATGAGGAAGAGCCTTTACATGTTGAAGGCGGTAGTGATAGAGTTTGCCCAGTCGCGCATGGGGGACCCGCGGTTCCTGATACGGAGCTAGACACAGGATACGCTGATGACTTCGCTAATACAACGATTTCCTCTTTGTCGCACCGTGAAGGTGAGAACCACGGAGTGGCCGTGTCAACCTTTCCGGGGATGCCTATTGAGGAGGGCTTGGGACAGACGGATGTGGGCGACATTTCATCAACTTATTGCTACGCTGACATCGAGTCGTGGGGGTCTGGTGACGAAGAAACGCGCTGCAGACCAATTGAAAGGAAACTGAGAGGCGATGCCGCGGCTGACTTACCGCCGCTTGCGCCCGCACCTGCAATCAGTGACAGTTTCACCGACAGGTCTGCCGCACAACATGTGTCCCCGCCGAGGGAACCCATGGAAGGTCCGGGAGCGACCTCAATGGTGTCCACACGGGACTCGACGAGGGGAGAAATGATAGCATTCGTTGAAAAGCTACAAGAAAACAGGCGAAAACTACTCGACTCGGGTGTGTACAGGGAAGACGATAGTATTGTGAAGGAAATGAGTGATAAGATTGCTCTTTATGAAAATTTCCTGTCACAGAATTTTTAAGATGCTCATACTCTTTTGCTTATTAGCTACCCTACTGTCCGTGGTGACTTGGTGCCATGGCAGCTCCCCTACCTTCCCATCTTCGCGAGTTTGTTGCAGGGAAACGGCGATCCAACTATAGATCATATTCTACCATACACACATCCGTGAGTGCGGATACGCGACGCACACGCCTTTTTGGCgtatatgttttttcccctccctttggCAATGCTGCTTTGTGGAATGTTAGGAGACATTGAGATGGTGTTTCCACGCTGTCACCTTGATTTTCCTATATTATCCTGTTGTTTGGGTTAGTGCGGCGCTGATACTTCCATATTTTTCTCCGCAGGCATCACTTTTTGTTCCCCCATCTTAGCCTCCAATGGATTTCCGCCTCCCCCTCTGCAGCGTCCTTAATTCAGAAGTGGGCCGTCGACACAAGATTCCGCACCGCACGCTTTCATTACCCAAAACTAGTCTTTTTGTTCGGTACCTTGATTCTGACGACACGCGGCTGCCTGTGCACTCGTTGTTAAATATTGTGCCGCAGCCCGCTGAAGATTATGAAACATACACTGGTGAGGACGattgggaaaagaaagtagaTGATGCTGCAGGAGTAGTGGGGGACTGTGGTGGTATAGACGGTAATCCACCCCGTTTTGACGAGATGGTGCAGTGGGTTATCGATGCCTTAAAAGATATCGAAGGATGTGGAGGTGCCGCTTCGGACGGTGTTGTGCTCTGCGGGAGATGGGTAGTAGCAGACGACTGCAGTTGGGTGGTGCCTTCCCGAACCCCAATACTTCACTCTCCGCGCGATGTTTTCCTCGCGATGCGCAATTCACCAAAATTTTTGCGTGATGTCCACCATCAGATACTGAGTGGGGACACGTCCTCGGCGGGAATGGGATCGACGGTAGAGTTGACACTAGCAAAAGCCGTTGGTAAAAATCCGGCAAATGACTTTCGTGTGTTTGTTCCTTATCGACTTGTCAGGGCGGAGGACACATTCCGTGTCACAATATGGGAGGGGCGTGTTTTTGCTGGCGTTTGCCAACGTTCGACTGACGTGTGCTTCCCATCGTTAATGTCGTGGGATTTGAGAACGCATTCTGAGAACTATGATCACGTATTGCGCCATATTGAAGGAGCGAGGCTACTTGAACGAAGCATTGAGGCTGATCCCTACCTGCGCACATTCCTTTTGCGAAAAGTGGAGGCCAATGAGGTCGAGGGTGCAGCCAGCCCTTGTTCGGTTCTCCTGCTATCCGTGGATGTGGTGTTTGAGGGTGTGTCGCTTCCCCTTTACATCGTCAGCGCCAAGGTGCGATGTTTTAAGCACGACAGGCTTCGGGACCCGCTCTGTGTTTCACCATTTATTAAGGAGGAGGACAACAACGGTTCTGAGGAAGGGGTAAACGCCGTTGGAGGTGGGGTTGATGGTGACAGGAGCGATGGCATTGACACGAAAGAAATGCTCGACGATtccgttattttctttcgacTTTTTCGCGATGTCAATAATTGGAATTTTCACGTGACGCTTTGCCTCCACCCTGACGGAGGCGAAGTTTCCGGTGACGTTGACAAAGGCGTCAATATTGTGCCCTCCCCTCAGCGAGATCGGCGCTTCTTCGTTATTGCCTCCGAGCGGAGCGACTTGGTATTGACTAAGGAGCCGATATTGAAGCGGGGGATGCCGCTGGAGTTCCTGAGGCCGGAGCTGTTAGGAGACATTGGTGAGGGACTCCCGCAGGTATGGAAAGACCGGCTACTCCGTTGTCTATCTCTCGTACAGCGGTCACAGGAGCTTTAAGTGACAAATTGCACTGTAGTGCCTTCATGGTGGAAGTGGGCGTAGCATCCAGGTCCTTTGGCTATATGTTGCGCTGTGCTACGTTTTGTCGGGTGGTGCACTTTTAAGTAAGGCCTTCTGGCACTAATTTTATCTGTTGCTCTGCGCaacgtctttcttttccgatTGCCTGCTTTTCTCGTGCTACTTACCACGATTTTCGCCattacctcttttttctttgctattttttttactttttacaGGACGTAGCATGGTTGTGGGCTTCCGCATTTAAATTACATCTGTTGGTCGCCTTCCCTCCGTCTCTACTGTTACCGGAAGAGGGCCTTCTGCGGGTGTTGTAACTGGAACTCCGACGTCATAGGACCTAACTTTGGGATAGCGTTGCGCTGAGGAGTTGAGGCCACTCACGAACTAGACGGGAAGTTCTAAATAAGCCGATCCACTTTATTTATTGAGCAAGAGAAGACTTACGAGGGGAGAAGGTACTATACGTTTAAACCTATCCCTTGACGGAATGTCTACGGGAAAGATAATTGGTGATCACAGATACTTGATTGAGGGCCTTATTGCAAAGGGAACCTTTAGTAATGTACATCGCTGCGTGGACTTGACAACAGACAAGGTCTACGCGGTAAAGGTTATAAGTAAATCGGTAATTGAATCGCAGAACATGAGTGTGACCGTGGTTAGAGAGGTGAGTGCTATGGAGGCTGCACCTCCTTCGCCATATTTGGTGAGGCTCGTTGACAAACTTGTTTCGTCTCGTAACTATTATCTTGTTATGAATGTGGTGGAGGGTTGCACACTTCTAGACGtcattgaaaaaaaatatcgaCCCAGACCGCCACTGCGGTGGGTACGATCTATATTTCGACAGTTGCTAAATGGCCTCTACACACTTCATGGGGCAAATGTAGTACATCGTGACATTAAGCCGGAAAACTTGCTGCTGAATAGGAGTTACACCCGACTTGTTATATCGGATTTCGGTTTTGCCTGCTGTGCCCCACCCGGCCGATCGCTTCACCATTCGTGCGGCACGATGAATTACTGTGCCCCTGAGTTATTAGTACCCAAACCGGCTTACGATGGCCGAAAGGTTGACGTGTGGGCTGCGGGGGTCACACTGTATGTTATGATCTTCGGCGTTCACCCTTTTCAGGCTCGTAAAGAAGGTTGTGCGGATAGCCTTGCTGAGGTAATCACCTCCGGTGCGTACACTCTTCCGCACAGTCTTCAACCTGAACTCGAGCACCTTCTTTCAGTTATGCTCGAGCCAGACCCTGCGTTGCGATGGTCTGTCAGGAAGCTGCTGAGACATGTATGGGTGCTGGGCGGTATGGTGGGCGGAGTCACGGGCCGATCATCGTTGAGGCTCACCACACCCACCCCTGGATCCACAGGAGTAGCGAATCGAGATGCAAACACGCCGGAAGACTATGTCGTGCGTTCTCGGTTCGCCCGGGCACTgcgtgcggatgatactgatCCTTCAGCGAGGCAGTTTCGCTCTTGCCCCGATTTGCGCCGCGAAATGAATAATTTCCTTGATGCCTGCGATAGTGATGGGGAGGACGCCGAGTGGGATGGTGATTTTAGCAATGGCAACAGCACTCACGATGGTTACACTAAGTTTAGTAGTTTGAACGTTAGTTTAACCGATATTGAAAGGGGGAGGCAACCTTCGGACCTAGACGGCTTCTCTGAGTCTACTGCTTTCGCAACCAATGGGAGCTACAGCTCCTTGTTTTCGGCAGACCAACTGTTATTGGACCCAGACGAAACTCCAGATACACCTAAAGGTGATTTTCTGCTTACGGTGAGGGTCATCGTCAActttgcacttttttgtACCACCCTGGTAATTGTGGCTGCACTTCGGTTTTTGTTTGACGTCCCTGTAAGAGACCTGCCTTTGCCTCCATTTGTCATTAGTATAATGGAGTATCTGCTGGTGCCACCGCATGAAAGGCTTGCTCAGAGTTTTGAGGTGCGTCGCATGCGTCACCGCTTTCCCTGTGCTGCGCTGAGGCGGCTGGTGGCCTCTGCGGAGCGCGCCATTCAGCGATCAAGTTGGTGTCGCCGGATTATGCCGGTTCGTGGAGTTGACGAAGGGACGGATGTGCCGCTTGGGACTGGAAGACGTGGCATTGTGCTCCGTTGGCTGGAGAAGAACTAGCCGGATTCCAGGTTTCCACTATACGcttttttatcttatttGTTCTTGGGCATCGTCCAAAGGTATAACGTCCTGGGTCTTCGCCATTTAGCCTTTTCCTTCTGATATATTTGCTATTTTGGCAATTGGAAGCCAAAACTCATTGTGTTCTGACTTGACCACACCTTAGCCCTACGGTGAACCTGCAAAACGCAATGCAGTCTGCACGTTCGGGGTGCTTGTATGTGAATATATATCTTTCCGCTCACCGACAGCGCTTTGGGTCTGCGTGAATAATTGTGGTTCTGCACAGATGCGCTCACTCGATACGTCACTACCCTATGCATTGCCTTTTCCAGTTTCCCCCGTGCTGAAACGCTATAATGTTTTTccagttttgtttttgaaagcTTCGTGTTCCGCCCATGAATCATATATAACGCTGGCTGAGTACAGTTCTACGCGGTGGGAACGGACTCTCCTGGATGAGGGTGACTGTGTCATTTTGAGGTGTGAGCCATGTTACGGGGTGCGTAATTAGGTGAAGAATCCGAATCAACGGGCTCCACGGTTCTTCAAAAATTTCCAGCATGCCGTGCAGCAAAGGTTATGCCTATCACTGACGGGTGCGGTGAGACGGTCTTCAGTGCCTACGGGCAGGTTGGGAAAGAGCCGCTCGTTCTGCCGGAGCAACCAGGTTCCTGGTGCGCTGTACGGCATATCTCTTTGGCTGAGGTATTGTGGTTcgtgggaaagggagaatGTCCTGTTGTGTTCTCGTACGCGGTAGCTGTTGTCGTCAATGTGGCTCCGCGAAACGCCATCTAAGGTTCGAAACTCCGGGTGCTGATTAGCAGGCAGATAGCGAAATGATGTGGGTGGGTGGGTTGGGGAGGACTGCGGCAAGGGCTGTTTGATaaaaatgatgatgcaatTAAGGTTATCAGACCACTGAGGTGGCCCACGAAGGAGTAAATCTTTTGTGTGCGCCCCCTCTGCGGGTGGCTCGTGCGGAGATTATGGTGCAAGCCTACTGTATAGCAGtggtttcttccctcttccctaATGGTGTTGCcatcttttctattttccagCAGACACTTATCCTCTACCAGCCTTGCCCTTGCCTTTTTCACCTTGATATCCTATTTTTCACATCGCAAAGCCATCCTTAACAGCATCCTAAAACCGGTCCCTTTGAAGGACGCAGCATCTCACAACACCGCCTTCCACGAATTAGGCGGCAGCAAGTGAAGCAGCGGCTGTTAACAAGAGTAGCATAGAGAAAGCACATAAATGCATTCGAAAGCATCCTCTGTTTACATCGAGGCGTGCAAACGCGACCACGCAGAGTGTGCATTGGAGTTTGTGTACGCCTTGGATAACAATGAGTCAGAGGTGTGTCTTTCCAACCGAACCGTGCACCTTAATGATATCGATGTGAAATGTATTGCCGAAACACTGCAGACCACTCGACACACCGTCCGCGCCCTGATCATGGAGGGAAACGCCTTCGGGTTGAATGGACTTCAGGCATTGCTTGAGGCAATAGAGGTGAACCCTGGAATTGTGCGCGAGCTGAGGCTCGGGCGGAACAAGTTGAAGGACCAAGCAGCTGTTGTTATTGGGCATGTACTCTCTCGAAGTGGTTGTGGACTACGAGTACTTGACTTGTCTGAGAACGAAATCACTAAACTGGGTGTTATACCTATAGCAGCCGCTCTAAGCAATGGCTTATGTGATATTGTAGAACTTTCCTTCCACAATAATAAGATCGAAGCTGATGCCGCGACGTACCTTGGACAGGCTATCCGTCAGGCTGGGAAACTGAAACACCTTCATCTTGGTTACAACACCATACGCGACGAGGGTGCTGTACAGCTTGCCAAGTGCATTCCGGTTACCGTCAGTTTATCAACCCTGGATCTTACCGCAAACCGTATTGGCGCAAGCGGTGGCAGGGAACTGGCCAGAGCTTTGATGACAACCACATGCAATATACAGCGGTTGAACCTTCGCCACAATTTATTTGATAGCGAAACAATCGAGATGTACGGTGAGGTGATTGCAAGGAATACTTCCCTCATTCAACTCTTCTTGGGTTTTATGAACCCTGCCCCAGAGTCAGCCGCGGTGGTGCTTTCCTCGCTCAGGAAGAACCGCacgatgctgctgttggatATATACGGCTGGAAGCTTCCACCTGATGAGGCGTGGACCATCATTAACAGTATACAGAAATCCAACACTATCCTTATGGCCCTAGTGACTGATGCCTGTCAGAGTATAGCAAAACAGATAGACCAAGGAAATGAGGAGAGAGACTATCAAGGCCAATATCCTATATATGTCGGCCCAGACGACCGCGACGCATACATGGCCACAAAGAGTCTACGTCGTGCCTCCCGCGCGCAATCGAGACGCCAATCACGGAGCAATTCCCGCATAGCGAGTTCACGAAATGCGACTCCCTCTGCTCTCACCACTCCCGTCAACCGAAGGCAGCACGAGCGTACCTCTTCTCGGAAGAACTCTGAGAACCAGTCACGGCAATCAGCAAGTAATTCTCAAATCGGTCGAGAACCTAACTCTCAGAGAGACCAAAGCTATGTGGTCCCTCCCCATACGACGTCCACCGACAGGTCCCAGGAGAAGCATCGCGACATTCAAAGACGCTCGAGTAGAGGACTGGATCCCAGTGCCTCATACGATGCGCGAGTTAATCAGGGGACCAACGATGCTTCCCCAATGTCCGTATTTGAACTCGCACAATCAAATAAGGCCCTTGAGagccttgttgatgagctgCGACGGGAAATTGCGAGGCAAAAGGAGAACTATCGTGCCCTGGAAGCCCGCGTGACCGCATTGGAGATGCAGGGTCGGTGCCCCACCGTGCCTCAGCACCGTACCTCAGGGGTCCCCTCTCGGGAGGAAACCGTTGATCTCCGTCGATTGGGGAGGCCGCCGAGCACCACGAACGATGATGCCTCACACCCAGCGAAGTCAATTATGAGTACTCCCTGCAACAGTGAGCGGGCGTATGATTTGCCTTCCCCTGGCGACCTTCGGCGAACAAACACGCAGTCGGATTTTGCACCCCCCAACCGATCAGCCTCTGCGGTGGAGTTATATTCcttgaggaggaggcgaaGCAATGCGCTAATAACTACCGGCCACGACCTTAACCAAAGTCGAACGAGCGAGGTGGAATCTCGCGGGGCGCCTGCCGAGTACCCACAGTTGAATTCACTTCGTGGTGATCCGTCATTCCCCCCAGCTGAACCGGTACAACTTCCaatggaaaacaaaccaCTCGAAGTGGTGCTGCAAACATCCGCGAAACCACGCGAAGAGACTACAGTCTACTTGGGGCCCGGACCGTGCAAAGATAAGGACCCACCGCGCCGTAAAGGTTCCGTCCAATCCATATATTGATAGAGGATGCAAAATATATTTAAGTTGACacgtgaaggggaaaacttATTATAAAGGTTTTGCAAACCAAAGAGTGAACTTGATAGAATAGGCGTGATGGATTAGAGGGGATCGACGGATAAAAATCTGTGGGCACGACGAAGGAAATGCTGAAACGGTGAGGGAGATTGGTGTGTAGGGTTAGACCTACCGTATAACCATCAGAAGTGGCAACAGAGGGCGGTGGAGCGTCAGAAAGGATCTGAGGACTTGATTATTCGACGTCGTTTCGTAGACGGCGTGTCCCGTTGCATTACGAGGTGGGACCCAGTGTGGACAACGCACGTACTCGTATGTAAGGAGGATAACATGCAATTGTTATTTCATTTGCGTTCTGCAAGGAGTAAGTTcctccccaccaccaccctgCGGTGCGATGCCTCACTTCACATAGTACTATGTGGAGTAGTCTGCTGTGCTTGTAGTAGTTCGACGTATTTTGTGCCAACTACTctactgcttttttttttgaccatTTTCGGTAGTTGCGACTTGTTCTGTTTGTGTCTGACCCTTTCGatgcttcaaaaaaaaaaaaacggaacacATACGGTAAAAGTGTAATTAATTCACTTCCCTCATCTTGAATACTTGGAATGCCGCGGGGGAACTGTCGGTAATACTTAGAGTGAttcatcgttttttttttcgttttcaccACCTCTACACTGTTTTCCCGGATTTCAAtttatcttctttcctcGTAACCAGGGATAGTGACGCGGGGATGTCCGCATTTGAGTTTCTTCGGGGGAAGCTCGGCGGCAAGGTACCCGTGCGTTTGGATTGTGTACCACCTTGGACCCAGTGCTCGTCAGGGggaaaagtggaagaggCAGATTGGCAGTCGGCACTCGATGCACTTTCCGCTGGGCAGTTGTTTCTACTCAGAGGCATTATGTCAGAATGGCGGTCCGGTAACCTTGTTCAAGTGAATCGCTATCTTCAGGGTTGCACCGCTTACTTCGACCCCAGTAAGCCGCATCTATTGGCGTACTTCGTCGGCCTCGGTGGTATTGACTTATTCGTGACGTTATTGTGCGATGTTAATGTGCCGAATGGGGCTACTGATAGTTCTCCCCAAGCGCCCTTTAGAGCGGACTCACAAGACACGACTCCCTTCCACCTTGTCGGTGCTATCGATTTAATGTTACGTGTTCTAACGGAGCTAATGGTATGCCACAACGAACTTGGTTGGTATTATTACGACCGATACCCCGGACTGTTTTTCCGACTACTCGAGCTTGCTAACGTGCCAGAGTTGAGATTGGTGTCTTTGATGATGCTGGAGCACCTCCTTCTTTGCGTAGGACCCGTGCTAGAGATATCAAAGGTTCCGGCGTTGCAGAAACTCATTCGTGTCGGTGACGATGTGGTGCTGGCTGTTATATGCCgcgttgtttctcttttgatTGTGCCTGGTGTAGTGCTTGATCAGAGGGAGTCCGTTCCACACCGCCTTCTCTTTCCCGAAACCTTGCTTCCACTTCAACGCATCCAACGTGTCATCGATAGCAACGTTTTGTGGCTCATTGGTGAGAAGGGACTCGTACAGCGCCTGGTGGCGTTGTGTGAAGTGACGGAGCCGAACAGCTTTCGCATGGCCCTTGGCAGCGAAAATCTTTCAAACTCACTTGCCGGTTACTCATTCCCTGTTTTGCTCCCGAATGAAGCTAGAGCAGCAACCCCGATTACCACCCGAGGGTTGGACGTAAACGGTTTAACCGAATACGGTCTCGGTGATCCCAATGTTCTTCAGCCTTTTGTAGCAGATGGTAATGGCGTTGACCGCGGGGAGGGTGGCCGTGTTCGTGATTATGCCAGCAGCGTGGGCGCTAACCCTGTTAGTCCAACGGCAACCTTGCCGGTTGAAGTGGTGGATACACTTCGGGCCTTCCTGCAGCCCTCATTGGGTGTTTCGGCGGCGTTGTATcaagatgatgatggtgcGTCTGAAATTTCTGTTGAGACGACCGGCTCAGGTATAGATTTTAGTTGGTTTGTTGGTTGTGTGGATGCTAAGCAAAGATGGAGACTCCGCGATCTGACGCTGTGTGAGGAACTAGACGACAACCGTGTGCTTCTTTGTGGATTTGGACCACCCTCTGATAAAAAGGCGAAAGAGAGTTTTGAGGAGAAAAACCGTGCCTTCTGGAACTTCCTTTCTCCAGTAATGCGGGttccccttacattacacaACAGGTATGCAATTGTTGGTGCGCAAAGTGAGGTCATTTTTGTACTGAATGTCATGCTATCCACCTTCTTCGTCGGAGATGTGTGGCGGACGATGAAGGAATGCAAGTGGATTGAGGTAGCGAGTAAATTCTACGATAGGGCATTCCAACCTCGCGGTGACAGTCAAGTTTTGTCTCCGTATCTTGAGCAGTGGCAGCACATGCAAGAACTGCGGCTTCTCCCTCGCTTTTTAATACCTGAAAATGGCGCTGGGGAAGCCAGAAGAGCACCGAAGCAGCGCACTATTAAGCGCGGCTACGCTGCGGAGAAATACCACAGGAACGAGGACGGTGTGGACGACAACAGTAACAGCAGTGACAGTGAGGCTGATAGTGACGATGAACGCGAAGAGGGACATCTGTTATCTGCCATGCGACCGGGAGAGGACAAGGAGGCGTATAGGCGACCTAACAGTGGCCACATGAACGCGGATAGTGAAGAAGGAATAGACGAAAAAACTCATCATCACGAGGCGGAAACAATACGAAAATTGGAGTTGTTGCGCGGTGTGTTGGAATTCTTGAACACCCAGGACCGTTTTGAGTGCTCCATGCTTCAGCAAGGTGACATTTTGAGTCAGGCCGCTCCATTGGCGCTTAAGGTAGCTAAGATGCTAGCAAATCGCAGTGAGGACAGCTGTGTTGAGACGACAGCTTGCCACGCACTGGAGGGTTATCTTAGGTGTTTTTCCTTTGGTTGTGTGAGTAGGAGCTCTCCAAATGAACCACAAACAGCTATTGGTGATATTCTCATGAGATCTATATTAGAGCACCGTGTGTACAACGCTACATTCGTGCCTGGGCTCAGTGATTCTCTCACTCCCTCGAAGCGGATCGAAAGTGTATTCTCTTTG
Proteins encoded in this window:
- a CDS encoding protein kinase, putative — translated: MSTGKIIGDHRYLIEGLIAKGTFSNVHRCVDLTTDKVYAVKVISKSVIESQNMSVTVVREVSAMEAAPPSPYLVRLVDKLVSSRNYYLVMNVVEGCTLLDVIEKKYRPRPPLRWVRSIFRQLLNGLYTLHGANVVHRDIKPENLLLNRSYTRLVISDFGFACCAPPGRSLHHSCGTMNYCAPELLVPKPAYDGRKVDVWAAGVTLYVMIFGVHPFQARKEGCADSLAEVITSGAYTLPHSLQPELEHLLSVMLEPDPALRWSVRKLLRHVWVLGGMVGGVTGRSSLRLTTPTPGSTGVANRDANTPEDYVVRSRFARALRADDTDPSARQFRSCPDLRREMNNFLDACDSDGEDAEWDGDFSNGNSTHDGYTKFSSLNVSLTDIERGRQPSDLDGFSESTAFATNGSYSSLFSADQLLLDPDETPDTPKGDFLLTVRVIVNFALFCTTLVIVAALRFLFDVPVRDLPLPPFVISIMEYLLVPPHERLAQSFEVRRMRHRFPCAALRRLVASAERAIQRSSWCRRIMPVRGVDEGTDVPLGTGRRGIVLRWLEKN